TCGCCACGGGCCGCACGGACCGGGACGCGTACTGGACGGAGCAGGCAAGCGGCAGCGGCGACACCGCCGAGGGTGTCGCCGCCTTCCTGGAGCGCAGGCCGCCCCGCTTCACCTACTGACCGAAGCGGCTCCCGTCGCGGAACCGCGCGACGAGGTGCGCGGGCGCCTTCTCCGGGGACCCGGCGTCGTAGGGCGGCTGGGGGTCGTACTCGGCGATCAGCTGCACGGCCTGCGCGTGCTCGTCGCCCGCGATCCGGCCGGCCAGGGTGAGGCCCATGTCGATGCCCGCGGAGACACCGGCCGCCGTGACGTACTTGCCGTCGAAGACGACCCGCTCCCCCGTCGACTCGACGCCGAGCCGGTCCAGCTCGGCCAGCGCGAGCCAGTGCGAGGTGGCGCGGCGGCCCTTGAGGAGGCCCGCGGCGGCCAGCGCGAGCGAGCCGGTGCACACGGACGTCGTCCAGGTGGTCGTGGCGTCGACCGCGCGGAGCCAGCCGAGGAGCGCCTCGTTCTCCATCTGGTCGCTCTGCCCGGGGCCGCCGGGCACGACCACGATGTCGGGCCGCTGGACCTCCTCGAAGGACTTGTCGGCGACGAGGGCGAGGGAGCCGTTGTCGTCGCGCACCGGGCCCGCCTGCTCGGCGACGAGGACGGTCTCGGCGCCCGGGAGGTTGACCAGTGTCTGGTAAGGGCCGATGGCATCGAGGACGGTGAAGCGTTCGTACAAGGCGATGGCGATCTGCATGGTGTCCCTATCGGTGTGGGTGATCGGTGTGACGGGTGGCTTCGGCGGCCGGAACGGCCGGTACGGGACGGAAGCGGCGGCGGTACTCGGCCGGGGCCGCGCCGAGCAGCTTCACGAAGGCGCGGCGCATGGCCTCGGGAGTGCCGTAGCCGCAGGCGCGTGAGACCTCCTCGACGCCGTCGGAGGTGTCCTCCAGGAGGCGTCGCGCGTGTTCGACGCGGACGCGCTCGACGTACTTGCCCGGGGTCAGACCGGTGTCCGCCTGGAAGGCGCGGGCGAAGTGGCGGGGCGAGAGGCGGGCGCGCGCGGCGAGTGCCTCGACCGAGAGGTCGGCGGCCGGGTGCTCGGTGATCCACTGCTGGACCTCGCGCAGCGGCTCGCGCCGTGCGGTCTGCGCGGCGAGCTGGACGCTGAACTGCGCCTGGTTCCCCGGGCGCCGCAGGAAGACCACGAGGTGGCGGGCGACCGTGAGCGCCACGTGGCGGCCCAGGTCCTCCTCGACGAGCGCCAGGGCGAGGTCGATGCCCGCGGTGACCCCCGCGGACGTGGCGACGTGACCGTCCCGTACGTAGATGGGGTCGGGGTCGACGTCGATGCCCGGATGGTCCCTGGCGAGCTTCTCGCAGTACGCCCAGTGCGTCGTCGCCCTGCGCCCTTCCAGGAGGCCCGCCTCGGCGAGGCGGATCGCGCCGGTGCAGACCGAGACGAGGCGCTCCGCGCGCGGGCCGTGCTCGCGCAGCCAGGCGGTCAGCCCCGGGTCCTCCCCGCGCGTGCCGTGGCCGCCCGGGACCAGCAGGGTGTGCGGCACGGGGGCGTCGGCGAGCGCGTGGTCGGGGACGAGGGTGAGGCCGCTGGAGGTGCGCACGGGCCCGCCGTCCGGGGAGGCCGTACGGACGAGGTAGCCGTCCTGGGTGTCGCCCGTGCAGAGCCCGGCGCCCGTGAACACCTCCACGGGACCCGTGACATCAAGGCTCTGGACGCCGTCGAAGAGGACGACCAGGACGATTCGCTGCGTCATGCCGTCGATTCTTCGCCCGGCACCTGATGTCCGCAATGACGAGCACCCCACCTTTCCTGCCATGGTGGGCCACCGCCCCACGCACTACATACCGACCAGTAGGTAACGTGCTCCCATGACCTCTTCGACGACCTCGTCCTCCTCGTCCGCCGCACTGGAGTCACGGGCCGGACGCCGTTGCCACTCCGTCCTGAACGCCCTGCACTCGACGCACTACTTCTCGCCGGACGTGAACCGGGAGCTGAAGGGCCTCGGCATCTCCCACCCCACCGCCGTGAACTTCGCCGTGCGCGCGGCGGCGCTCGGTGCCGTCGGCCCCGGGACGGTGGCGGCCACCTTCTACAACTACAAGTACGAGCTCGTCGCCGCGCACGTCCCCCAGGTGTGGCGGACGGCCTCTCCGGAGGACATCCTCGCGGCGCGTCTGCGGGGCGTGGACACGACGCTGCGGCGGCTGCTCGGCGAGGAGCTCGTCGCCTCGCCCGAGCTTGCCGAGGCCGCGGACCTCGCGCTGCGCGCCACCGAGGCGTGCACGCGCGGCGCCCGCCCGCTGTACGCCGCCCACGCCGACCTGCCCGTCCCCGAGGAGCCGCACCTCGCCTACTGGCACGCGGCGACGCTGCTGCGCGAGCACCGCGGCGACGGCCATCTGACCGCGCTGCTCGGCGCCGGACTCGACGGCCTCGAAGCCCTGGTGAGCCACACCGCGACCGGCAAGGGCACCCGGCCGAAGTGGGTCTTCTCCACCCGCGGCTGGAACCAGGAGGAGTGGGACGCGGCCGTGGACCGGCTGCGGGACCGCGGAGTGCTCGACGGCGAGGGCGAGTTGACGGAGACCGGCGTGGCGCTGCGCCGGGACGTCGAGGCCGAGACGGACCGCCTGGACCGGGCCCCGTACGAGCACCTGGGCGCGGCGGGCGTCGAGCGGCTCACCGAGCTCGGCACCCTCATCGCCGGCGCCGCGCTCCAGGCCGGGGCGTTCCCGGCGGACCTGCTCGGCAAGCGCTGAACAGACGCGCGCCGGACACCAGCCGCCCGGCGCGCATGGCTTCGCGCGTCCGAGGTACCCGTTCGTCCACCGGCGCCGCCGATCCCCGGCGGCCCGGGGGCGAAAGGGGAGTTCTCATGTTCCGTGCCATAGCGGACGTTCTGCGCCAGATCGGCGGCGCACTCGCCACGGTCGTCACCCTGCCGTTCCGGGCCGTGGCCCGACTGTTCGGCGGAGCGTCCCGTTCCGCGGGGCGGGGCGGGCGACGGTCGGGACACACGGGCCGGGCCAGCCGGGTCTGATCACCCTCTGTCGGCGCCACCTGCCACAATTGCCCGGCAACCTCAGCGAGAAGGCGGTACCGGAACGTGGCAGCTTTGAAGACGTCCACCCCAGCATCCATCGAAGGCAGGATCGCCGAGGAGCTCGGCGTACGGGAGCGGCAGGTGAAGGCCGCCGTCGACCTGCTCGACGGCGGCTCCACGGTGCCCTTCATCGCGCGCTACCGCAAGGAAGCGACCGAGATGCTCGACGACGCGCAGCTGCGCACGCTCGAAGAGCGCCTGCGCTACCTGCGCGAGCTCGAGGACCGGCGCGCCGCGATCCTCGACTCGGTCCGTGAGCAGGGCAAGCTCACCGACGAGCTCGAAGCGCGGATCCGCGAGGCGGACACGAAGGCGCGGCTCGAGGACATCTACCTTCCCTTCAAGCCGAAGCGGCGCACCAAGGCGCAGATCGCGCGCGAGGCGGGGCTCGAACCGCTCGCGGACGGGCTGCTCGCCGACCCGACCGTCGAACCGCAGGCCGCGGCCGCCGCGTTCGTGGACGCCGACAAGGGCGTCGCGGACCCGCAGGCCGCCCTGGACGGCGCGCGGGCGATCCTCGCCGAGCGGTTCTCCGAGGACGCCGACCTGATCGGCGAGCTGCGCGAGCGCATGTGGGTGCGCGGCAGGCTCGCCGCGAAGGTCCGGGACGGCAAGGAGGAGGCGGGCGCCAAGTTCGCCGACTACTTCGACTTCGCCGAGCCCTTCACCGACCTGCCCTCGCACCGCGTCCTGGCCATGCTGCGCGGCGAGAAGGAGGAGGTCCTCGACCTCGTCCTGGAACCCGAGGAGCCCGCCGAAACGCCGGGGACCCCGTCCTCGTACGAGGGCATCGTCGCCCAACGCTTCGGCGTCGCCGACCTCGGCAGGCCCGGCGACAAGTGGCTTCAGGACACGGTCCGCTGGTCCTGGCGGACGCGGATCCTCGTGCACCTCGGCATCGACCTGCGGCTGCGGCTGCGGACCGCCGCCGAGGACGAGGCGGTGCGGGTCTTCGCGTCGAACCTGCGCGACCTGCTGCTCGCGGCGCCCGCGGGCACGCGCGCCACGCTCGGCCTGGACCCCGGGTTCCGTACGGGCGTGAAGGTCGCCGTCGTCGACGCGACCGGCAAGGTCGTCGCGACCGACACGATCCACCCGCACGTTCCCGCCAACAAGTGGGACCAGTCGCTGGCGACGCTCGCGCGGCTCGCGAAGGAGCACGACGTCGACCTGATCGCCATCGGGAACGGCACGGCGTCGCGCGAGACCGACAAGCTCGCCGGTGAACTCATCACCAGGCACCCCGAGTTGAACCTGACGAAGGTCATGGTCTCCGAGGCGGGCGCCTCGGTGTACTCGGCGTCGGCGTTCGCCTCGCAGGAGCTGCCCGACCTCGACGTGTCGATCCGCGGCGCGGTGTCCATCGC
The window above is part of the Streptomyces venezuelae genome. Proteins encoded here:
- a CDS encoding LPFR motif small protein → MFRAIADVLRQIGGALATVVTLPFRAVARLFGGASRSAGRGGRRSGHTGRASRV
- a CDS encoding Tex family protein; translated protein: MAALKTSTPASIEGRIAEELGVRERQVKAAVDLLDGGSTVPFIARYRKEATEMLDDAQLRTLEERLRYLRELEDRRAAILDSVREQGKLTDELEARIREADTKARLEDIYLPFKPKRRTKAQIAREAGLEPLADGLLADPTVEPQAAAAAFVDADKGVADPQAALDGARAILAERFSEDADLIGELRERMWVRGRLAAKVRDGKEEAGAKFADYFDFAEPFTDLPSHRVLAMLRGEKEEVLDLVLEPEEPAETPGTPSSYEGIVAQRFGVADLGRPGDKWLQDTVRWSWRTRILVHLGIDLRLRLRTAAEDEAVRVFASNLRDLLLAAPAGTRATLGLDPGFRTGVKVAVVDATGKVVATDTIHPHVPANKWDQSLATLARLAKEHDVDLIAIGNGTASRETDKLAGELITRHPELNLTKVMVSEAGASVYSASAFASQELPDLDVSIRGAVSIARRLQDPLAELVKIDPKSIGVGQYQHDLSEVKLSRSLDAVVEDCVNGVGVDVNTASAPLLARVSGIGAGLAENIVSHRDANGPFKSRKGLKDVARLGPKAYEQCAGFLRIRGGDDPLDASSVHPEAYPVVRKMVKSVGAEVGSLIGNTAALRSLKPDTFVDEVFGLPTVTDILKELEKPGRDPRPAFKTATFKDGVEKISDLAAGMVLEGVVTNVAAFGAFVDVGVHQDGLVHVSAMSKTFVKDPRDVVKPGDIVKVKVMDVDIPRKRISLTLRLDDEANAAAGDGEQPRRGGGRPPQQRQRGQGGGGQGGGQGRRQQGQGQSQGQRGGGRGQKPQRQGPPPANDAMAEALRRAGLVDPKRR
- a CDS encoding SCO6745 family protein: MTSSTTSSSSSAALESRAGRRCHSVLNALHSTHYFSPDVNRELKGLGISHPTAVNFAVRAAALGAVGPGTVAATFYNYKYELVAAHVPQVWRTASPEDILAARLRGVDTTLRRLLGEELVASPELAEAADLALRATEACTRGARPLYAAHADLPVPEEPHLAYWHAATLLREHRGDGHLTALLGAGLDGLEALVSHTATGKGTRPKWVFSTRGWNQEEWDAAVDRLRDRGVLDGEGELTETGVALRRDVEAETDRLDRAPYEHLGAAGVERLTELGTLIAGAALQAGAFPADLLGKR
- a CDS encoding GlxA family transcriptional regulator translates to MTQRIVLVVLFDGVQSLDVTGPVEVFTGAGLCTGDTQDGYLVRTASPDGGPVRTSSGLTLVPDHALADAPVPHTLLVPGGHGTRGEDPGLTAWLREHGPRAERLVSVCTGAIRLAEAGLLEGRRATTHWAYCEKLARDHPGIDVDPDPIYVRDGHVATSAGVTAGIDLALALVEEDLGRHVALTVARHLVVFLRRPGNQAQFSVQLAAQTARREPLREVQQWITEHPAADLSVEALAARARLSPRHFARAFQADTGLTPGKYVERVRVEHARRLLEDTSDGVEEVSRACGYGTPEAMRRAFVKLLGAAPAEYRRRFRPVPAVPAAEATRHTDHPHR
- a CDS encoding DJ-1/PfpI family protein, which produces MQIAIALYERFTVLDAIGPYQTLVNLPGAETVLVAEQAGPVRDDNGSLALVADKSFEEVQRPDIVVVPGGPGQSDQMENEALLGWLRAVDATTTWTTSVCTGSLALAAAGLLKGRRATSHWLALAELDRLGVESTGERVVFDGKYVTAAGVSAGIDMGLTLAGRIAGDEHAQAVQLIAEYDPQPPYDAGSPEKAPAHLVARFRDGSRFGQ